The following are encoded together in the Bradymonas sediminis genome:
- the gmd gene encoding GDP-mannose 4,6-dehydratase, translating to MTKTTKKALITGITGQDGSYLAELLLEKGYEVHGIVRRSSSFNTQRLEHIYQDPHTRDQRLFLHYGDLSDASNLSRLMETIEPDEIYNLGAQSHVQVSFEVPDYTAQVSGLGTLRLLDAIKETGIDTKFYQASTSELYGLVQEVPQSETTPFYPRSPYAVAKLYAYWITVNYREAYGIHASNGTLFNHESPRRGKTFVTRKITRAVARIKHGLQERLYLGNLDAKRDWGYAPEYVMGMWMMMQQDKPDDYVLATGETTTVRDFAQWAFERADMPIRWEGEGVDEKGYHAETGKLLVEVDPAYFRPTEVDLLLGDPSKAKKAFGWEAKTPVQELCNIMVDHDLGMVERLVTLREAGYDVIEQGVD from the coding sequence ATGACAAAAACAACAAAAAAAGCACTCATCACCGGGATTACCGGACAAGACGGCTCCTACCTCGCCGAACTTCTGCTCGAAAAGGGCTACGAAGTTCACGGGATCGTGCGCCGCTCCAGCTCCTTTAATACCCAGCGCCTCGAGCATATTTACCAGGATCCGCATACCCGCGATCAGCGGCTCTTTTTGCATTATGGCGACCTCTCGGATGCCTCGAATCTCTCGCGGCTTATGGAGACCATTGAGCCCGACGAGATCTATAACCTCGGCGCCCAGAGCCACGTGCAGGTATCCTTTGAGGTGCCTGATTATACGGCTCAAGTCAGCGGCCTCGGCACGTTGCGCCTGCTCGACGCCATCAAAGAAACCGGCATCGACACCAAATTTTACCAGGCCTCGACCAGCGAGCTTTACGGGCTTGTGCAGGAAGTCCCTCAGTCTGAGACCACACCGTTCTACCCGCGCTCGCCGTATGCCGTGGCGAAATTATACGCCTATTGGATCACGGTGAATTATCGCGAAGCCTATGGCATTCACGCCTCGAACGGCACCCTCTTTAACCATGAAAGCCCGCGGCGCGGCAAAACCTTTGTGACCCGCAAGATCACCCGCGCGGTCGCGCGAATTAAGCACGGGCTGCAAGAGCGTCTCTATCTCGGAAACCTCGACGCCAAGCGCGACTGGGGCTACGCGCCCGAATATGTCATGGGCATGTGGATGATGATGCAGCAGGACAAGCCCGACGATTATGTGCTCGCCACCGGTGAGACCACGACCGTGCGCGACTTCGCGCAGTGGGCGTTTGAGCGCGCCGATATGCCGATCCGCTGGGAAGGCGAGGGCGTCGACGAAAAGGGATACCACGCTGAGACGGGCAAGCTGCTCGTCGAGGTAGACCCCGCGTATTTTCGCCCCACCGAGGTCGACCTGCTGCTGGGCGACCCCTCCAAGGCAAAGAAGGCATTTGGCTGGGAGGCAAAAACCCCGGTCCAGGAACTCTGCAATATCATGGTCGACCACGACCTGGGCATGGTCGAGCGGCTCGTGACGCTGCGCGAAGCCGGCTACGATGTGATCGAGCAAGGCGTCGACTAA
- a CDS encoding GDP-L-fucose synthase family protein, producing the protein MTPDARVYVAGHRGLVGSALVRRLERAGYKNIITRTSSELDLTRQADVEAFFAAEDPEFVLLAAAKVGGILANDTYRGEFIRDNLLIQTNVIDAARRHGVQRLLFLGSSCIYPRDCPQPMREDSLLTGPLESTNEAYAIAKIAGLKMCEAFNSQYGTKYLSVMPTNLYGPNDNFDLETSHVLPAFIRKFHEAKLRQEQTGEPAEVVIWGTGTPKREFLYVDDLADACVFLLEQTDHVELTNIGVGHDISIAELAALVADVVGFEGTLSKDATKPDGTPRKLMDVSQLNALGWEAKVGLREGIELAYAWFQKSS; encoded by the coding sequence ATGACCCCAGACGCACGCGTCTACGTCGCCGGCCACCGCGGCCTCGTCGGCTCGGCGCTCGTGCGTCGACTCGAGCGCGCCGGCTATAAAAATATCATCACCCGAACCAGCAGCGAACTGGACCTGACCCGCCAGGCCGACGTCGAAGCATTCTTCGCCGCCGAAGACCCCGAGTTCGTCCTACTCGCTGCCGCAAAGGTCGGCGGAATCCTGGCCAATGACACCTATCGCGGCGAGTTCATTCGTGACAACTTGCTGATCCAGACCAACGTCATCGACGCCGCCCGCCGCCACGGCGTACAGCGCCTTTTATTCCTGGGCTCAAGCTGCATCTACCCGCGCGACTGCCCCCAGCCGATGCGCGAGGACTCCCTACTCACCGGCCCGCTGGAGTCGACCAACGAGGCCTACGCCATCGCAAAGATCGCGGGCCTGAAGATGTGCGAGGCGTTCAACTCCCAATACGGGACGAAATACCTCAGCGTCATGCCCACCAATCTCTACGGCCCGAACGACAATTTTGACCTCGAGACAAGCCACGTCCTCCCCGCGTTCATCCGTAAATTCCACGAAGCCAAACTCCGCCAGGAGCAGACCGGCGAGCCGGCCGAAGTTGTTATTTGGGGCACCGGCACGCCGAAGCGTGAGTTTTTGTATGTCGACGACCTGGCCGACGCCTGCGTCTTCTTGCTCGAGCAAACCGATCACGTTGAACTCACGAATATCGGCGTCGGTCACGATATCTCGATCGCTGAGTTGGCGGCGCTGGTCGCCGATGTTGTCGGATTTGAGGGAACGCTTTCGAAGGATGCCACGAAGCCTGATGGGACGCCGCGGAAGCTGATGGACGTGTCGCAGCTCAATGCGTTGGGTTGGGAGGCGAAGGTCGGTCTTCGTGAGGGGATTGAGTTGGCGTATGCGTGGTTCCAGAAATCCAGTTGA